One part of the Vibrio palustris genome encodes these proteins:
- a CDS encoding YhdP family protein codes for MNSRFSRMLRICIGLTATLLVLLAVLVTSLRVLLPNLNRFQGDIEQWVNQRTHIHFTMKNVHGSWRNIHPSIVLQDVSAKFADNSQVHFSAGHVAIEFDLLKSIIAQKPVIADMTLDKLNLDISSIGWQQSDVHAQPQPQDEQQNHIIQRLDSLLLRQLDNFSLRNSTVLYQTVSGKKRQLDIQKLRWKNNGSTHYAEGVVSIADVNINSLSVAARFEDHGSLRDISGQFYADGKDIQVGPWLSKYAKAKTGINSGVVSLDAWMTLKHSQPVDGYLRFQPSELSWKDTEQHHLYIESGVVNLLPTEKGWKVSGHSLKVRTDDTLWPALDVGLNWTPQAWQLNLSQIDIKTVMPLARLFSESQTTQQWIQQLQPQGRLEDIRVAQGQTLDSLHYSAQLVNGAMAQWKLLPEVHHLQAKVIGSLKQAHIQASLIDDTLPYGDVFQAPLPIQQGKVDLVWQQHEHGWSLWSDHVKVVTPDLDAIGQFRLDMPDDASPFLSFYSEVNLQDAGQTWRYLPRLALGNELTNYLSTAIQAGHVNTAKLVWYGRLSDFPYQQHNGIFQAWVGLNDARFSFDTAWPPLTDLQLKLLFENDAMYLDSHFAKLQNVQAQRITGEIPALRENGHIRLEATATGQGEDVKNYMTSSPLVDSVGAALTAVQVKGKVSSKFRLTVPFSSDKEVRAWGWADIKDSTVKINAPKMELKHVAGRINFDNDVVQAAGLSAELLGQPISLDFNGESRAHRYGVHIDTIGDWDVKPLGKYAGNEWINPISGHAPWQMGVDLQLNDVGFTYQVDVKAGLKNIVSHYPYPLNKTAQTPGEAHLQASGDQEKVNARVSVPNGKYQTLIDISKPTPRLVATNAILGQGTFALEPIVGHTASINIDKINLDDWISFLSNATSPQQAKQSAKQSKPSITIPIPEQIDMKVKTLTAADLDWHDVNGKLRKKTNDWSLSLNSQEVQGHATYLPSNQLNVSLDRLHLYLPVLEEKDHEKPIIVEDKPKQTPLVTELEHSLFTLLPSLKVNVQDFWFQGYKVGELTMDMVRKKHQLSWNKIEINSGTNDVKASIDWFLKGDKTSTKMKLDMKGENNSDLMDRFGITAGIQKAPFELNTDLQWNGAPWSMRVNTLQGKVKSKFGKGVITDVSGAANLLGLFSLDSLIRRMKLDFSDVFDKGMAFTSITGTGKISQGVFVTNDIDMDAVAGELTLKGLADLNQRTVDAQASFVPDMTSGIPVLSAFAVTPQTALYVLAITTVISPVVEVFTEVNYEIKGPLDHPAVKEISRSKGEYKLPESLQKLEKKLEGE; via the coding sequence GTGAATTCTAGATTTTCGCGTATGTTACGGATATGTATAGGGCTAACGGCGACTCTTTTAGTCCTATTGGCAGTACTGGTAACGTCATTACGAGTACTGCTACCTAACTTGAACCGTTTTCAAGGTGATATTGAACAGTGGGTCAATCAGCGTACTCATATTCACTTCACGATGAAAAATGTGCATGGCTCATGGCGTAATATTCACCCTTCCATTGTGCTACAGGATGTCTCGGCTAAATTTGCAGACAATAGCCAAGTACATTTTTCCGCAGGTCATGTAGCGATTGAGTTCGACTTACTCAAATCTATCATTGCGCAAAAGCCGGTGATTGCCGATATGACGTTGGATAAACTTAATCTAGATATCAGTTCTATTGGTTGGCAACAAAGCGATGTTCATGCACAACCGCAGCCACAAGATGAACAGCAAAACCATATTATCCAGCGTCTCGACTCGTTGCTGTTACGCCAGTTGGATAATTTCTCCCTGCGCAATTCGACCGTGTTATACCAAACCGTTTCAGGTAAAAAACGCCAATTAGATATTCAAAAACTCCGCTGGAAAAATAATGGCAGCACGCATTATGCCGAAGGAGTTGTCAGTATTGCTGATGTAAATATCAATTCATTATCGGTAGCGGCACGCTTTGAAGATCATGGTTCGCTGCGGGATATTTCTGGACAATTTTATGCAGATGGAAAAGATATTCAGGTTGGCCCTTGGCTGAGCAAGTATGCTAAAGCGAAAACGGGAATTAATAGCGGTGTTGTTAGCTTAGATGCATGGATGACATTAAAGCACAGTCAACCTGTTGACGGTTATTTGCGTTTTCAGCCGTCAGAGTTAAGTTGGAAAGATACTGAGCAGCATCATTTGTATATTGAATCTGGTGTCGTTAATTTATTACCAACAGAAAAAGGATGGAAAGTAAGTGGTCACTCACTAAAAGTGAGAACGGATGACACCTTATGGCCAGCATTGGATGTGGGGCTTAATTGGACGCCTCAAGCATGGCAGTTAAATCTATCGCAGATCGATATCAAAACGGTGATGCCATTAGCGCGCCTATTTAGTGAATCTCAAACCACGCAGCAATGGATACAGCAACTGCAGCCTCAGGGGCGACTTGAAGATATACGCGTCGCTCAAGGTCAAACTCTAGACTCGTTACACTATTCTGCCCAATTGGTGAACGGTGCCATGGCGCAGTGGAAGCTATTGCCTGAGGTTCATCATCTACAAGCTAAAGTGATTGGCTCATTAAAACAAGCTCATATTCAGGCATCATTGATTGATGACACATTGCCTTATGGTGATGTTTTTCAGGCGCCGCTGCCAATTCAGCAAGGAAAGGTTGATTTAGTTTGGCAGCAACATGAACACGGTTGGTCACTTTGGAGTGATCATGTGAAAGTGGTGACCCCCGATCTGGATGCTATCGGACAGTTTCGCTTAGATATGCCTGATGACGCCAGTCCGTTTTTGTCTTTTTACTCTGAAGTCAATTTACAAGATGCTGGCCAAACGTGGCGTTATTTACCGCGTTTAGCGTTAGGTAATGAGCTTACTAACTATCTTTCAACAGCGATTCAAGCAGGTCATGTTAATACGGCCAAATTAGTGTGGTATGGACGTTTAAGTGATTTTCCGTATCAGCAACACAATGGCATATTTCAAGCTTGGGTGGGACTTAATGATGCGCGTTTTAGCTTTGATACTGCTTGGCCACCGTTAACAGATTTACAGCTTAAGCTGCTGTTTGAAAATGATGCTATGTATTTGGATTCTCACTTTGCCAAGCTACAAAATGTTCAGGCTCAGCGCATTACCGGTGAAATCCCTGCTTTGCGCGAAAATGGCCACATTCGTTTAGAAGCGACCGCAACGGGACAAGGGGAAGATGTTAAAAATTATATGACCTCTTCGCCATTAGTTGACTCGGTTGGCGCCGCGCTTACCGCAGTGCAAGTGAAAGGCAAGGTGTCATCGAAATTTCGTTTAACAGTACCGTTTTCTTCTGATAAGGAAGTAAGGGCATGGGGTTGGGCGGATATTAAAGATAGTACCGTCAAGATTAATGCGCCAAAGATGGAGCTTAAGCACGTCGCTGGACGGATTAATTTTGATAATGATGTTGTGCAAGCCGCAGGGTTATCGGCGGAATTACTTGGGCAACCTATTTCTCTCGATTTTAACGGTGAAAGTCGCGCCCATCGTTATGGTGTTCATATTGATACTATCGGTGATTGGGATGTGAAACCGTTAGGAAAATATGCTGGCAATGAATGGATTAACCCGATTTCAGGCCATGCGCCATGGCAAATGGGAGTAGATTTACAACTCAATGATGTAGGTTTTACTTACCAGGTGGATGTGAAAGCAGGCTTAAAGAATATCGTCAGTCATTATCCTTATCCGTTAAATAAAACGGCGCAAACGCCCGGGGAGGCACATTTACAAGCCTCAGGCGATCAGGAAAAAGTGAATGCGCGTGTGTCTGTACCCAATGGCAAATATCAGACATTAATTGATATTAGCAAGCCAACGCCACGTTTAGTGGCAACGAATGCCATTCTTGGTCAAGGAACATTTGCCTTAGAACCGATTGTCGGTCATACCGCGAGTATCAACATCGATAAGATCAACCTTGATGATTGGATTAGTTTTTTAAGTAATGCTACGTCACCACAGCAAGCGAAACAAAGCGCCAAGCAGAGTAAGCCTAGCATTACGATTCCCATTCCTGAGCAGATTGATATGAAGGTCAAAACATTGACTGCCGCTGATCTTGATTGGCATGATGTGAACGGGAAATTACGCAAAAAAACCAATGATTGGAGTCTCAGTCTTAATAGCCAAGAAGTACAAGGTCATGCGACCTACCTGCCTTCGAACCAATTGAATGTATCTCTGGATCGCTTGCATCTCTATTTACCCGTATTAGAAGAAAAAGATCACGAAAAACCCATTATTGTTGAAGATAAGCCTAAGCAAACTCCATTAGTTACTGAGCTGGAACACAGTCTGTTTACATTACTGCCGAGTTTGAAGGTGAACGTGCAAGACTTCTGGTTTCAAGGATATAAAGTGGGTGAGTTGACCATGGATATGGTGCGTAAAAAGCACCAACTAAGCTGGAATAAAATCGAAATTAACAGTGGCACCAATGATGTTAAAGCCAGTATTGATTGGTTTCTCAAAGGTGACAAAACCAGTACTAAAATGAAATTAGACATGAAAGGCGAAAATAATAGTGACCTCATGGATCGTTTTGGTATTACCGCAGGTATTCAAAAAGCGCCGTTTGAATTGAATACCGACTTACAATGGAATGGGGCACCTTGGTCGATGCGCGTGAATACCTTACAAGGTAAGGTGAAATCTAAATTTGGTAAAGGTGTTATTACCGATGTGAGTGGCGCCGCTAATCTACTCGGGCTATTTAGTTTAGATTCCTTAATTCGTCGTATGAAACTCGATTTTAGCGATGTGTTTGATAAAGGCATGGCATTTACTTCCATTACAGGTACGGGCAAAATTTCACAGGGCGTATTTGTGACCAATGATATTGACATGGACGCTGTCGCTGGTGAACTAACGTTAAAAGGGCTCGCGGATCTCAACCAACGTACGGTCGATGCTCAAGCGAGTTTTGTTCCTGATATGACATCTGGGATCCCAGTATTAAGTGCGTTTGCTGTGACACCGCAAACGGCGCTTTACGTACTTGCCATTACAACGGTTATTTCACCGGTGGTAGAAGTTTTCACTGAAGTGAACTATGAAATCAAAGGTCCACTGGATCATCCAGCGGTGAAAGAGATCTCGCGGAGCAAAGGAGAATATAAGCTTCCTGAAAGTCTGCAAAAGTTAGAGAAAAAGTTAGAAGGGGAGTAG
- a CDS encoding carbon-nitrogen hydrolase family protein produces MSQVGIVQMTSGPSVMDNLKALEQQVAALANQGAQWIVTPENVILLSDSKAYHQYAEELGEGPIQQQLSTIAQRYGVWLLIGSFPIQREQGVTTTSILLDSEGQYQATYDKLHMFDVDVADSHHSYRESDTFLPGEQVVVAKTPFGSLGLSICYDLRFPQLFSELRRQGAEIIVVPAAFTAVTGKAHWEVLLRARAIETQCWIIAAGQTGTHPCGRQTWGHSMVVSPWGEIVSSLEQHTGGLVVEIDPSVLSDIRQAMPIIEQSRFCNQLQSIKSEI; encoded by the coding sequence ATGAGTCAAGTTGGTATAGTACAAATGACCTCAGGACCATCAGTGATGGATAACCTAAAGGCATTAGAGCAACAAGTCGCGGCATTGGCAAACCAAGGCGCTCAGTGGATTGTCACGCCTGAAAACGTCATATTGTTGAGCGACTCAAAAGCCTATCATCAATATGCCGAAGAGTTAGGTGAAGGGCCAATTCAGCAACAGCTGAGCACCATCGCCCAGCGTTATGGAGTATGGTTACTGATTGGCAGTTTCCCTATTCAGCGCGAGCAAGGAGTGACCACCACGTCGATTTTGCTGGATTCTGAAGGCCAATACCAAGCAACTTATGATAAGCTGCATATGTTTGATGTCGATGTTGCCGACTCTCATCACAGTTATCGTGAATCAGATACGTTTTTACCCGGTGAGCAAGTAGTGGTGGCGAAAACGCCTTTTGGGTCACTTGGCTTGTCGATTTGTTATGACTTACGTTTTCCCCAGCTATTTTCTGAATTAAGACGACAAGGAGCAGAAATCATTGTTGTCCCCGCGGCCTTTACGGCAGTAACAGGAAAAGCTCACTGGGAAGTACTACTCCGTGCTCGAGCGATTGAAACTCAATGTTGGATTATCGCTGCAGGGCAAACCGGAACCCATCCTTGTGGAAGACAAACCTGGGGACACTCGATGGTAGTGAGTCCTTGGGGAGAGATTGTGTCTTCTTTAGAACAACACACAGGCGGCCTTGTTGTTGAGATCGATCCATCAGTTTTATCTGATATCCGACAGGCTATGCCGATTATCGAGCAATCTCGATTTTGTAATCAACTTCAATCAATAAAGAGCGAGATATGA
- the tldD gene encoding metalloprotease TldD — MSINRIEQALLTPAGLTEQNIADTLSSIATRDIDYADIYFQSSWHESLVLEDSIIKDGSFNIDCGVGVRAVSGEKTGFAYSDQIGLVGLEQSALAARGIAQAGSNAQVQAFKRQDTQHYYADTNPLESWKKEKKTELLKELDAYIRAKEPLIKEVSISISGVHEQMLVAATDGTYAGDTRPLVRLSISVIAEKGDRRERGSAGGGGRFSYDYFLSSPNKQQVAFDYADEAIRQALVNLRAIAAPAGTMPVVLGNGWPGVLLHEALGHGLEGDFNRKDSSVFSGKVGEKVTSDLCTIVDDGTLKDRRGSLNVDDEGVPGQYNVLIEKGVLKGYMQDKLNARLMGVAPTGNGRRESFAHLPMPRMTNTYMLPGQHTPEEIIASVEKGIYAPNFGGGQVDITSGKFVFSASEAYLIENGKITQPVKGATLIGSGIEAMQQVSMVGNDLDLDHGVGVCGKAGQSVPVGVGQPTLKLDALTVGGTE; from the coding sequence ATGAGTATTAACCGCATCGAACAAGCACTACTTACCCCCGCAGGGCTTACAGAGCAAAACATTGCGGATACTTTGTCGAGCATAGCGACTCGTGATATCGATTATGCCGATATTTACTTTCAATCCAGCTGGCATGAGTCTCTGGTATTAGAAGACAGTATTATTAAAGATGGTTCGTTTAACATTGATTGTGGCGTTGGTGTGCGAGCCGTCAGTGGCGAAAAAACAGGATTTGCTTACTCTGACCAAATTGGTTTAGTGGGGCTTGAGCAAAGTGCTTTGGCCGCGCGTGGTATTGCTCAAGCGGGCAGTAATGCACAAGTACAAGCATTTAAACGCCAAGATACTCAGCATTACTATGCAGATACCAACCCATTAGAATCTTGGAAAAAAGAGAAAAAAACTGAATTACTGAAAGAGTTAGATGCGTATATTCGAGCGAAAGAACCATTAATCAAAGAAGTTAGTATTAGTATTAGTGGTGTGCATGAACAAATGCTGGTGGCAGCTACCGATGGTACTTATGCGGGCGATACACGTCCCTTGGTACGTTTGTCCATTTCGGTGATTGCTGAAAAAGGTGATCGTCGTGAACGTGGCAGTGCTGGTGGCGGTGGCCGTTTTAGCTACGACTATTTTTTATCGTCTCCAAACAAACAGCAAGTGGCGTTTGATTATGCTGATGAAGCTATTCGTCAAGCATTAGTCAATCTACGAGCTATTGCCGCGCCAGCCGGCACTATGCCTGTTGTTCTCGGTAATGGTTGGCCGGGTGTACTACTGCATGAAGCATTAGGACATGGTTTAGAGGGTGATTTTAACCGTAAAGATTCTTCAGTTTTCTCAGGTAAAGTCGGCGAAAAAGTGACCTCTGACCTGTGTACAATCGTTGATGATGGCACACTAAAAGATCGTCGAGGCTCCCTTAATGTCGATGATGAAGGCGTACCTGGTCAATACAATGTGTTGATTGAAAAGGGTGTCTTGAAAGGGTATATGCAAGATAAACTTAATGCGCGTTTAATGGGTGTTGCGCCTACCGGTAATGGTCGTCGTGAATCTTTTGCTCATTTGCCAATGCCACGTATGACGAACACCTATATGCTGCCTGGTCAGCACACGCCAGAAGAGATTATTGCCTCGGTTGAGAAAGGTATTTATGCGCCTAATTTTGGTGGTGGTCAGGTAGATATTACTTCGGGTAAATTTGTGTTCTCCGCATCAGAAGCTTATCTGATTGAAAACGGTAAGATCACCCAACCGGTTAAAGGGGCAACGTTGATTGGTTCAGGTATTGAAGCGATGCAGCAAGTGTCTATGGTGGGTAACGATCTCGATTTGGATCATGGTGTAGGCGTATGCGGTAAAGCAGGTCAAAGTGTGCCTGTTGGTGTTGGTCAGCCGACATTAAAATTGGATGCGCTAACCGTAGGTGGTACTGAATAA
- the arcA gene encoding arginine deiminase produces the protein MSQLYVGSEVGQLRRVLLNRPERALTHLTPSNCHDLLFDDVLAVEEAGKEHDVFAQTLRDQGVDVLMLHDLLEQTLAIPEAKQWLLNTQISYFRYGPTFAQELRQYLASQDHAHLATLLLGGLAYSELPLTSSSMLPSMHHPLDFVIEPLPNHLFTRDTSCWIYQGVSLNPMSKKARQRETNHLRAIYRWHPLFAGQDFIKYFGDDDLHYDNANIEGGDVLVIGNGSVLVGMSERTSAQGIENLAANLFQHGQAKEVIAINLPKHRSCMHLDTVITHMDTNIFSVYPEIMRSDLETWRLTPNDNGHGLRAEASHDYVNAIESALDVDHLNIITTGGNSYEAEREQWNDANNVLTVRPGVVIGYERNVYTNEKYDKAGIKVLTVPGNELGRGRGGARCMSCPLERDGLTI, from the coding sequence ATGAGCCAGCTGTATGTAGGGTCAGAAGTCGGCCAACTACGCCGAGTCTTACTCAATCGCCCAGAACGGGCACTTACTCATCTCACGCCATCAAATTGTCATGATTTATTATTTGATGACGTGCTTGCCGTCGAGGAAGCAGGCAAAGAACACGATGTCTTTGCTCAGACTCTGCGAGATCAGGGCGTCGACGTTCTTATGCTACACGATCTATTAGAACAGACGTTGGCCATACCAGAAGCCAAGCAGTGGTTACTGAACACGCAGATTTCTTATTTTCGCTATGGCCCTACTTTCGCCCAAGAACTACGTCAGTATCTTGCCAGTCAGGATCATGCTCACCTTGCTACCTTACTCCTCGGTGGGCTGGCCTACTCTGAACTACCACTTACATCATCATCCATGCTACCCAGCATGCATCATCCGCTCGATTTTGTCATTGAGCCACTGCCTAATCATTTATTTACTCGCGATACCTCATGCTGGATTTACCAAGGCGTATCATTAAACCCTATGAGTAAAAAGGCACGCCAAAGAGAAACCAATCACTTACGCGCGATTTATCGTTGGCATCCGCTCTTTGCTGGGCAAGATTTCATTAAATATTTTGGTGATGATGATTTGCACTATGACAACGCCAATATCGAAGGTGGCGATGTGTTAGTGATTGGTAATGGTTCAGTATTAGTTGGTATGTCGGAGCGCACCTCAGCTCAAGGCATAGAAAACTTAGCTGCCAATCTGTTTCAACATGGCCAAGCCAAAGAAGTCATCGCGATTAATTTACCTAAACATCGATCCTGTATGCATTTAGACACGGTTATCACACATATGGATACGAATATCTTTTCGGTGTACCCAGAAATTATGCGCAGTGATCTCGAAACCTGGCGTTTAACCCCTAATGACAACGGCCACGGCTTACGAGCAGAAGCATCCCATGATTATGTAAACGCAATAGAATCCGCGCTCGACGTTGATCATCTTAATATTATTACCACAGGGGGTAATAGTTACGAAGCGGAGCGCGAGCAATGGAATGATGCCAATAACGTACTCACCGTTCGTCCTGGGGTGGTGATTGGTTATGAGCGTAATGTCTATACCAATGAGAAATACGACAAGGCTGGGATTAAAGTACTGACGGTACCTGGAAATGAACTCGGTCGGGGGCGCGGCGGGGCACGATGTATGAGTTGTCCTCTTGAGCGAGATGGATTAACAATCTAA
- the rraB gene encoding ribonuclease E inhibitor RraB, whose protein sequence is MSHEDDYLSVEELIEIQKEETRDIIQALLEDGSDPDALYDIEHHLFAEQFETLEKAAVDAFKLGFEVLEAEETEDEEGNKLLCFDATMQSTLDPEAIDAQVEKMIHLAEKFDIIYDGWGTFYEGEDALYPEEDDEE, encoded by the coding sequence ATGTCTCACGAAGATGATTATCTATCTGTAGAAGAATTAATCGAGATCCAAAAAGAAGAAACTCGAGATATTATTCAAGCTTTATTAGAAGATGGTAGTGATCCCGATGCGCTATACGATATCGAGCATCATTTATTTGCAGAACAATTCGAGACTTTAGAAAAAGCCGCCGTCGATGCCTTTAAGTTGGGCTTTGAAGTATTAGAAGCGGAAGAAACTGAAGACGAAGAAGGTAACAAACTGTTATGTTTTGATGCCACTATGCAATCGACATTAGATCCTGAAGCGATTGATGCGCAAGTCGAAAAAATGATTCATCTCGCTGAAAAATTTGACATTATTTATGATGGTTGGGGGACGTTTTACGAAGGTGAAGATGCGCTTTACCCAGAAGAAGACGACGAAGAATAA
- a CDS encoding glycosyl hydrolase 2 galactose-binding domain-containing protein: MQLILAQPWQLSPLTDLSLPQNDLILPAPLSAALPDSVSESDVMKQEWHLMHDIEVEDAIHCRIAAYDLILDGIEYYAEVRINGVAVLDCDRTQRQYRKDITSLINVGKNRIEILFVQEDDDLLDDECKAMILPSRDVRLGIWQAPRIELIKHVRLCSVTTEQVWHHGDVCELLVAVNYEVLKSDLLAATVKFAGLSYQVPLDMRANTAQSIFYIDAPQRYCSDDPDSDYQVHVEVDEQVIVTSVRF, translated from the coding sequence ATGCAGTTGATCCTCGCCCAGCCTTGGCAATTATCTCCCTTGACCGACCTCTCTTTACCGCAAAATGATCTTATTCTCCCGGCACCGTTAAGTGCAGCTTTGCCAGATAGTGTCTCTGAAAGCGATGTTATGAAGCAAGAGTGGCACTTGATGCATGATATTGAGGTAGAAGACGCCATCCATTGCCGTATTGCCGCTTATGATTTAATTCTTGATGGTATTGAATATTATGCAGAGGTGAGAATTAATGGCGTGGCGGTATTGGATTGCGATCGCACACAGCGACAATACCGAAAAGATATTACCTCACTTATCAATGTGGGCAAAAATCGTATTGAAATCCTGTTTGTACAGGAAGACGACGATTTATTAGATGATGAATGTAAGGCCATGATTCTACCAAGTCGTGACGTACGTTTAGGCATATGGCAAGCCCCTCGCATTGAGTTAATCAAACATGTGCGTTTATGCAGTGTGACCACCGAGCAGGTATGGCACCATGGCGATGTATGCGAGTTATTAGTGGCGGTGAACTATGAAGTATTAAAGTCTGATTTGCTTGCAGCTACCGTAAAATTCGCTGGATTATCGTATCAAGTTCCATTAGATATGCGCGCAAACACAGCGCAGAGTATTTTTTATATCGATGCGCCGCAGCGTTATTGTTCAGATGATCCTGATTCTGATTATCAAGTCCACGTCGAGGTGGATGAGCAGGTTATCGTCACGTCGGTACGGTTTTAG